The following proteins come from a genomic window of Montipora foliosa isolate CH-2021 chromosome 2, ASM3666993v2, whole genome shotgun sequence:
- the LOC137989329 gene encoding neuronal acetylcholine receptor subunit alpha-2-like produces MASRRLRARQWSFLMLWLLALVLAAEQFKRCQAQINRTRIEKTLIEALFKDYNKEVRPVLNQSQPVLVKFGFAYVNLHSLDAKTQVLTSNVWIRQEWRDAGLTWDPSKYEGLRSINVNPDSVWKPDIFLHNNVNEEGNHGEQYLFNTKVILDSNGTATWLSPNFIKTSCKINVKYFPWDTQTCEFKFGSWTYHSLKLDMDFYEDFPSVDLTSFTVNGEWNLVSGTGTRNVVKYGCCKERYTDITFEIKIERRSLFYINNVVFPCIVLALLTATAFLFPPETGERISLTITVLLGMTVFMIVVVDATPPTSETTPIISTYFSVVMVEISLALLCTCISLNIEHRHPKVELTGWFRYLLFDVLGPVLSRCSVMAIKQKRNNNKGTKKLDGFVKGNQVVPEDDKIVITDICQPEVKNAKTVEKEIRVAGMDTVTKFIEDSHLEDRRKLERHVAVNIVDNLFFLLFIVTIIISSVVLLTPHRE; encoded by the exons ATGGCTTCCCGAAGATTGAGGGCAAGGCAGTGGAGTTTTCTAATGCTCTGGTTGCTTGCACTGGTGTTGGCGGCTGAGCAATTTAAAC GTTGCCAGGCTCAAATAAATCGCACCAGAATCGAAAAAACTTTGATCGAGGCACTTTTCAAGGACTACAACAAGGAAGTCAGACCGGTTTTGAACCAGTCGCAACCTGTTCTGGTCAAGTTTGGTTTTGCTTACGTCAATCTTCATAGTTTG GATGCGAAAACTCAAGTATTGACAAGCAATGTTTGGATAAGACAG GAATGGCGCGATGCTGGGCTAACTTGGGATCCTTCGAAGTACGAAGGCCTTCGTTCTATCAACGTCAATCCAGATTCGGTGTGGAAACCAGACATTTTCCTGCATAACAA CGTCAACGAAGAAGGGAACCATGGCGAACAGTACCTGTTTAACACCAAAGTGATTCTCGACAGTAATGGTACAGCCACGTGGCTTTCGCCTAATTTCATTAAGACCTCCTGCAAAATCAATGTCAAATACTTCCCCTGGGACACACAGACCTGTGAGTTCAAGTTTGGGTCCTGGACCTATCATAGTCTCAAACTTGATATGGATTTTTACGAGGACTTCCCATCAGTGGACTTGACTTCCTTTACGGTTAACGGAGAATGGAACCTGGTATCCGGTACCGGGACGAGAAACGTCGTGAAGTATGGATGTTGCAAGGAACGTTACACAGATATCACCTTCGAAATAAAAATTGAGCGTCGAAGCTTGTTCTATATTAACAACGTGGTTTTCCCTTGCATTGTCTTGGCACTTCTGACGGCAACAGCTTTCTTATTTCCGCCGGAAACAGGAGAGAGAATTTCGCTTACCATCACAGTTCTCCTTGGAATGACTGTGTTTATGATTGTGGTGGTCGATGCCACACCACCAACATCGGAAACCACACCCATAATCAGCACATACTTCTCTGTAGTCATGGTGGAAATCTCtttagctctcttgtgcacTTGTATCAGTCTAAACATCGAGCACCGCCACCCCAAAGTGGAGCTAACCGGTTGGTTCCGGTACCTCTTGTTTGACGTGTTGGGGCCTGTTCTTAGTAGATGCTCTGTTATGGCCATTAAACaaaaacgaaacaacaacaagggaacaaaaaagCTTGATGGCTTCGTCAAGGGAAACCAAGTCGTACCAGAGGATGATAAAATTGTAATTACCGATATTTGTCAGCCAGAGGTAAAAAACGCAAAAACAGTTGAGAAAGAAATAAGGGTGGCAGGCATGGATACAGTGACAAAGTTCATTGAAGATTCCCATTTAGAGGACAGAAGAAAATTGGAAAGGCATGTCGCTGTCAACATTGTTGACAATCTCTTCTTTCTCCTCTTTATTGTGACAATTATTATTTCTTCTGTGGTGCTATTGACACCACATCGTGAGTGA